A stretch of Mucilaginibacter terrae DNA encodes these proteins:
- a CDS encoding alpha/beta fold hydrolase, producing the protein MTNLKKILGLLLLSPAFVIAQVKIPAGWSDGYAYTNGMRMHYYHAIPQKNKPVIVMVHGVSDNGLCWATLTLKLQDKYDIYMIDSRGHGLSDPFTAADNGETLIKDVVDFVKVMKFERPILMGHSMGAATVMRVGAEYPEVGRAVIMLDPSLRRRTVTPAAAALNRNPQAQAQPQAQPTPQPGTLNNRLSVSMFGSPEALIAQNNYSFEDLVATGQRQSPLWSKTDVEYWALSKKQYHGPYTPEGSQAMTGSMNVGNSLSKIQVPAIILKADASPEVRKSNEEAASVMLKGKLVHIDGAAHNLHHDKLERSVEVINDFLSTL; encoded by the coding sequence ATGACGAACCTAAAAAAGATACTGGGGCTACTGCTCCTGTCTCCAGCCTTTGTAATTGCCCAGGTCAAAATTCCGGCCGGCTGGTCAGATGGATATGCTTACACTAACGGGATGCGCATGCACTATTACCATGCAATACCCCAAAAAAATAAACCTGTTATAGTGATGGTTCACGGCGTATCGGATAACGGACTATGCTGGGCCACACTCACTTTAAAGCTACAGGACAAGTACGATATTTATATGATCGATAGCCGTGGACATGGTCTATCTGACCCTTTTACCGCTGCCGATAATGGCGAGACACTGATCAAAGATGTTGTAGATTTTGTTAAGGTCATGAAGTTTGAAAGACCTATACTGATGGGTCATTCTATGGGAGCAGCTACCGTAATGCGCGTAGGTGCAGAATACCCGGAAGTTGGCCGGGCGGTCATTATGCTGGACCCTTCGCTCAGAAGGCGCACTGTTACACCGGCTGCCGCAGCATTAAATCGAAATCCGCAAGCACAAGCCCAACCCCAGGCCCAGCCTACCCCACAGCCCGGAACATTAAATAACCGTCTTTCGGTAAGCATGTTCGGAAGTCCGGAAGCTCTTATTGCCCAAAACAATTACAGCTTTGAAGACCTCGTAGCAACCGGTCAGCGTCAAAGCCCCCTGTGGAGTAAAACGGATGTTGAATACTGGGCGTTATCGAAAAAACAATACCACGGCCCTTATACACCTGAAGGCTCGCAGGCGATGACCGGCTCCATGAACGTGGGAAACTCGCTTTCAAAGATCCAGGTGCCTGCTATCATTTTAAAGGCCGATGCCTCACCCGAAGTACGCAAAAGCAACGAAGAAGCTGCCTCCGTTATGCTTAAAGGTAAACTTGTGCATATTGACGGAGCGGCCCACAACCTCCATCACGACAAATTGGAGCGCAGTGTTGAGGTTATAAATGATTTCCTTTCAACCCTTTAG
- a CDS encoding GDSL-type esterase/lipase family protein has translation MIKVFKADPLKLHDIVFLGNSITRQGGDWDKRLGNKAIRNRGIAGDVTDGVIARLGEIFYVKPTAVFIEIGINDLYNPKLDPQRTAININSIAERIKQQSPETRIFVQTVFPTSHVFLRNNISETNKILRQLHKPKVYTIIETHQLFADSADLMKKEYTKDGVHLTEKGYQVWVDHLRKFFK, from the coding sequence ATGATCAAAGTTTTCAAAGCAGATCCCTTGAAGCTACACGATATTGTATTTCTTGGTAATAGTATAACGCGGCAGGGGGGCGATTGGGATAAGCGCTTAGGAAATAAAGCCATCAGAAACAGGGGTATTGCCGGAGATGTGACTGATGGCGTTATAGCACGCTTAGGGGAAATATTTTATGTAAAACCAACAGCGGTCTTCATCGAAATAGGCATTAACGACCTGTATAACCCTAAGTTAGATCCGCAAAGAACCGCGATTAATATTAATAGCATTGCTGAGCGCATCAAACAGCAAAGCCCGGAAACGAGAATCTTTGTTCAAACTGTTTTTCCTACCAGCCACGTTTTTTTGAGAAATAATATCAGTGAAACCAACAAGATCTTGCGCCAGCTCCACAAGCCCAAGGTTTATACAATTATTGAAACTCATCAACTTTTTGCCGATAGTGCCGACCTTATGAAAAAGGAATACACCAAAGACGGTGTTCATCTTACCGAAAAAGGTTACCAGGTGTGGGTAGATCACCTGCGTAAGTTCTTCAAATAG